In Serratia liquefaciens ATCC 27592, the genomic stretch TCATCTTCGAATAACAGCCCAGAAGCGCTGCCACAGCCTTTGAGCGGATACAGCTTCAGCTCGCGCCGATCGTCCGCCGTCACGTCAACATGCGCCAATCGCGACGACAAAGGTATCGCGGCACCGGCACGTACCAGCAGCGGCAAGCGCTCCAGCGGTGCCTCCAGCAGCACCGCCTGGCCGCCGCTGAACCATTGGCCGCTGTAGAAGCAGTACCAGCCGTCGCCGTTATCCGGCAGATACACCGGCCGCTGACGCTGCCCCTGCTCCACCACGCTGGCCACCAGCAGATCGCGACCTATCATAAAATCATCGGTTTCGTTCAGCGTGCGCTCATCATGCTCGTGGTCGAGGAAGGTCGGGCGCAGCATCGGTTCGTCGTCGACGCAGGCCTGCCACAGCAAGGTGTAGAAATACGGCATCAGCCGATAACGCAAAGCAATCGCCTCGCGCACTGCCGGCGTCACCGCAGGGTACATCCAGGGTTCGTTAACCGTGGCGTCGTCGTTCCAGGAGTGAATGGTGAAACGCGGATGCATCACGCCATTTTGCACCCAACGCACCAGCAGTTCGGCGTCCGGCCTGTCGCCGGAGAAACCGCCCACGTCGTGCCCGAGGTTGTACAAACCGGACAGGCTCATGCCCAGCCCCATGCGAATGTTGTAACGCAGGGTTTGCCAACTGGTACGGTTATCGCCGCTCCAGGTCTGCACATAACGTTGCATACCGGCACAGCCGGAGCGTGAAATCAGGTACGGCCGCAGCTCAGGAGCAAAGCGCTGCTGCGCCTCCATCGAGGCGCGCATCATCAGCAACGGCATCACCGGGCGAATATGCTTGATGGCGATCGGCTGGCCAAAACCGTGGCAACGCGCCTCGCCGTCCCACACTTCATATTCGTTATTGTCATTCCAGGTGGAATCGATGCCCATTTCCAGCAGTTGCTGAGTCACGCCCTGCTGCCACCAGTGCACTGCCGCCGGATTGGTGAAGTCCAGATGTGAGCCTTCGTCGTCCCAAAAGCTCGAACGCTCCGGCCTATCGCTTTCTGAATCGCGGATAAACAGCCCTAACTGCGCCGCCTGTTGATACTGCGGATGATCCTGCAACAGGCACGGCTTGATGTTGGCCGCCAATTTCAATCCGGCATCGTGGAAAGCCTGACTCAACTGCTTGGGTTGCGGCACCTTGTCGTAGTTCCAGTTGAACACGTAACGCTTGTTGCCGATCGAGGTATAACCCGAGGACAGCTGGAAGGAGTCACAGGGAATGTCATGTTGGTGACAAAGCTCAATAAACTGCCGTAGCTGCTGTTGAGCATCCGGCGCATCGGTGTAATGCATGGTGGATCCGCTGTAGCCCAGGCTCCATTTTGGCCCGAAGTGTGTCTTGCCGGTCAGGCGTACAAACGCCTTGGTGACATCCAGCACCTTTGGCCCGAGGAACAGGTAATAATCCAAATCCCCCGCCTCGGCCTGATAGCGGCGATAGGCCAGGTGGTAATTGTCGATCTCGTTACCCAAATCCAGCCAGCAACTGCTCAGGTTGTCGTAAAACAGCCCAAAGCTGGCCTCTTCTCCACGGGTGATGGTGAAAGGAATGTGCTTGTACAGCGGGTCAGTGCTGGCGGCGTTGTAACCCATCGCATCCAGATTGCGCATTTCAAAACGGCGGCCGCTGCGCTCCAAATCACCGGCCTTCTCGCCCAGGCCATAATAGCGCTCGGCGGCATGGCGACGTTGATAATGGGCCACGCCGTCACCGTGCGGGTTAAGCAAATAGGCGCTGGTGGGCCGATCGGCTGCCAGCGGACGCCATTCACCGGCGGCGTTACAGTGTTCCCATTCCAGCCACAGCGGCTGATGCACGGTCACGCGCAGCGCAGAGGTGGTCAGCACCAACCGATCCTCATGCTGCTGCAAGTGGTAACCCGGCAGGTTGAAACCGGCGACGCTCAGCCGGTCGCGCCCTTCCCAGGGCACGTCGGTCTGTGGCGCAATGCTCCAGGTGCGATCCAGCGCCAGCTCTCCGCTGCGCTTGATCAACACGCGACACAGGTGGTTTTCCAACACGTACATGCAAAACAGATGGCGTTCATCGACCAGCAGTTCAATACGATCGGCATACTGTCCTGCCAGCGTCCAGTTTTTTAAGGTTTTCATAGGCATCCAACTTAACTATTGAGTGTTTTTTTACCGCCGCGTTCGGCGATCAAAGCAATCAGGAACAGGGCGCCGATCAGGTCGAAGAAGCCCATGGCGATGAATAAGGGGTTAAAACCGACGGTGTCGGAGACCGCACCGATCAGCAACGTAAACAGGAAGCTGGCGATCCAGGCGCTGGAGCCGCGCATGCCGTTGACGGTCGCCATTTGGTTTTTATCGAACGACTCCACCACCAGCGCGCTGAGCATGCAGGAGATCACCTGGTGCCCGAAGCCACCGATCGAGATCAGGGCGATCGCCACGTAGGGATCTTTGGTGATCGCCACAAATGCCAGCGAAACCATCATAAAGGCGCCCGTCACCGAGCTGGCGACCACCGAGTTGACGCGGCTGCAGCCGAACCATTTGCGGTACAGGGTGGTGAGATAGCCGCTGGCAACGCTGCCGATGTCCGCCGCCAAAAACGGCAGCCAGGCAAACATGGCGATGTGCTTTAAGTCCATGCCGCGCTCGGTGGCCAGGTACAGCGGCACCCAGAAACTGAACACCGCCCAGGCCGGTTCGGCGAGAAAGGCCGGAATGGCGATGCCATAGA encodes the following:
- a CDS encoding glycoside hydrolase family 31 protein; amino-acid sequence: MKTLKNWTLAGQYADRIELLVDERHLFCMYVLENHLCRVLIKRSGELALDRTWSIAPQTDVPWEGRDRLSVAGFNLPGYHLQQHEDRLVLTTSALRVTVHQPLWLEWEHCNAAGEWRPLAADRPTSAYLLNPHGDGVAHYQRRHAAERYYGLGEKAGDLERSGRRFEMRNLDAMGYNAASTDPLYKHIPFTITRGEEASFGLFYDNLSSCWLDLGNEIDNYHLAYRRYQAEAGDLDYYLFLGPKVLDVTKAFVRLTGKTHFGPKWSLGYSGSTMHYTDAPDAQQQLRQFIELCHQHDIPCDSFQLSSGYTSIGNKRYVFNWNYDKVPQPKQLSQAFHDAGLKLAANIKPCLLQDHPQYQQAAQLGLFIRDSESDRPERSSFWDDEGSHLDFTNPAAVHWWQQGVTQQLLEMGIDSTWNDNNEYEVWDGEARCHGFGQPIAIKHIRPVMPLLMMRASMEAQQRFAPELRPYLISRSGCAGMQRYVQTWSGDNRTSWQTLRYNIRMGLGMSLSGLYNLGHDVGGFSGDRPDAELLVRWVQNGVMHPRFTIHSWNDDATVNEPWMYPAVTPAVREAIALRYRLMPYFYTLLWQACVDDEPMLRPTFLDHEHDERTLNETDDFMIGRDLLVASVVEQGQRQRPVYLPDNGDGWYCFYSGQWFSGGQAVLLEAPLERLPLLVRAGAAIPLSSRLAHVDVTADDRRELKLYPLKGCGSASGLLFEDDGESYGWQQGDALWLRWEMLSDTQRIMLNITAEGRFKPAWQTLACSLPTGETRELWINGVPGSRFTLE